Proteins from one Nicotiana tabacum cultivar K326 chromosome 23, ASM71507v2, whole genome shotgun sequence genomic window:
- the LOC107802489 gene encoding uncharacterized protein LOC107802489, translating to MDSALALHSHSAFGKTFNGLNFSDWCEQIKFHLGVLDLDVALYTERLTAITKTSSAEKRSYFKHWDRSNRLSLMFMRMNIPGNIKSSLPKTESTKELLKLVEERSQTTDKSLAGTLMGILTTMKFDGSRTMHEHVIEMTNIAARLKTLGIEVDENFLV from the exons ATGGATTCAG CACTTGCTCTTCATTCACACTCTGCTTTTGGTAAGACCTTTAATGGACTCAACTTCTCAGATTGGTGCGAACAAATCAAATTTCATCTTGGAGTTTTAGATCTTGATGTTGCACTTTATACTGAGAGATTAACTGCTATTACTAAAACTAGCAGTGCTGAAAAAAGGTCTTATTTTAAGCACTGGGACAGGTCTAACAGACTAAGCCTAATGTTTATGCGAATGAATATTCCGGGCAACATTAAGAGTTCTCTTCCCAAAACTGAAAGCACGAAAGAACTTCTGAAACTTGTAGAAGAACGATCCCAAACTACTGACAAGTCTCTTGCCGGGACACTAATGGGTATTTTAACCACCATGAAATTTGATGGTTCGCGTACCATGCATGAGCATGTCATTGAAATGACAAATATAGCAGCAAGACTTAAGACTTTGGGAATAGAAGTGGATGAGAATTTCCTTGTTTAA